The Peribacillus sp. FSL E2-0218 genome contains a region encoding:
- a CDS encoding GNAT family N-acetyltransferase, producing MVTFRNAETTDLSEIVKMLADDVLGQERERYENPLPESYIDAFQSIDSDQNNELIVACLDGRIVGVQQITFTPYLTHQGGWRATIEGVRTVASERGKGIGSQLIQYAIERAKARECFIIQLTTDKKREDSLRFYERLGFTATHEGLKLKL from the coding sequence ATGGTCACATTCAGGAATGCAGAAACGACGGACTTAAGCGAAATCGTGAAAATGCTCGCCGACGATGTATTAGGTCAGGAGCGGGAGCGATATGAAAACCCGCTTCCAGAAAGCTATATCGATGCCTTTCAATCCATTGATTCCGATCAGAACAATGAATTGATCGTTGCCTGCCTCGATGGGCGAATCGTCGGGGTGCAACAGATTACCTTCACTCCATATCTTACGCATCAAGGCGGTTGGCGAGCTACGATCGAAGGGGTGAGGACAGTAGCTTCAGAGCGGGGGAAGGGCATTGGAAGCCAGTTGATTCAATATGCAATCGAGCGTGCGAAAGCGCGTGAATGTTTTATCATTCAGCTGACGACAGATAAAAAGCGGGAAGATTCGCTGCGTTTTTATGAACGCTTAGGATTCACGGCCACTCATGAAGGGCTGAAGCTGAAGCTTTAA
- a CDS encoding SDR family oxidoreductase has protein sequence MKLQDKVAVVTGAASGMGKQIAKLYAREGAKVVVSDVNLDGANETVEEIKAAGGAALAIKTNVALEEDIQHLIDTTVGTFGTVDILVNNAGIMDGMEPAGDIEDAKWERIFAINTTSVMRSTRKVLPIFLEKQTGVIINIASAGGLHGARAGGAYTASKHAVVGFTKNTGFMYADKNIRCNAIAPGGVETNIGSSMTNINGFGASRQQLGMAINPRNGKPEEIAKIALFLASEDSSFVNGTVITADAGWSAY, from the coding sequence ATGAAATTACAGGACAAGGTTGCCGTTGTCACAGGTGCGGCTTCAGGTATGGGTAAACAAATCGCAAAGCTTTATGCAAGAGAAGGTGCCAAAGTCGTCGTTTCGGATGTGAACCTAGATGGCGCGAATGAAACGGTCGAAGAAATTAAAGCGGCTGGCGGGGCGGCACTTGCGATTAAAACGAACGTGGCATTGGAAGAGGATATTCAGCATTTGATCGATACGACGGTGGGTACGTTCGGTACGGTCGATATCCTCGTCAATAACGCCGGCATCATGGATGGCATGGAACCGGCAGGTGATATTGAAGATGCTAAATGGGAGCGGATTTTTGCCATCAATACGACGAGCGTCATGCGCTCGACTAGAAAGGTGCTGCCGATCTTTTTGGAAAAACAAACAGGCGTCATCATCAATATCGCTTCCGCCGGCGGTCTACATGGCGCTCGTGCAGGGGGAGCATACACGGCATCGAAGCACGCAGTGGTGGGCTTCACGAAAAACACGGGCTTCATGTACGCGGACAAGAACATACGCTGCAATGCGATAGCACCGGGTGGAGTTGAAACCAATATCGGCTCAAGCATGACGAATATCAATGGATTCGGTGCATCGCGTCAGCAATTGGGAATGGCCATCAATCCCCGCAATGGAAAACCTGAGGAAATCGCGAAAATCGCTTTGTTCCTGGCTTCTGAGGATTCAAGTTTCGTCAATGGCACCGTCATTACAGCGGATGCAGGGTGGAGCGCCTATTAA
- a CDS encoding VOC family protein, translating to MIKGLYEAHLPVRDLARSIAFYEALGLQLDHKVADDLAFLWIEKDKSWLGLWETEKAEVEYHPSLRHIAFQVSLEDLKRSVAWLEGKGYKPREAFGFEPVEPFVMPHGEYAHAKIHFNDPDGNSLELICKLENRKKIMTRMYLSEWERMQEG from the coding sequence ATGATAAAAGGATTATATGAAGCGCATTTACCCGTGCGTGATTTGGCTCGTTCGATAGCATTTTATGAAGCACTTGGCTTGCAGCTGGATCACAAGGTGGCGGACGATTTGGCTTTTTTATGGATTGAAAAAGATAAAAGCTGGCTCGGTCTATGGGAAACGGAGAAAGCGGAGGTTGAGTATCATCCTTCATTGCGCCACATTGCTTTTCAAGTATCCTTGGAAGATTTGAAACGCTCTGTCGCATGGCTGGAAGGCAAGGGGTATAAGCCGAGGGAGGCTTTTGGCTTTGAACCGGTCGAGCCTTTCGTGATGCCTCATGGGGAATATGCGCATGCGAAAATCCATTTCAATGATCCGGACGGCAATAGCTTGGAGCTCATTTGCAAGCTGGAAAACCGCAAAAAGATCATGACACGGATGTATCTAAGTGAATGGGAACGAATGCAGGAAGGATAA
- a CDS encoding TetR/AcrR family transcriptional regulator, translated as MTNQNMGIDRRIRKTKKTLKASLISLMQRKDFREISITDIVELADLNRGTFYKHYQYKEELLEEVMEDVIADLIISYREPYKHVDVFTINELTASVIKIFEHVATFADIYTLVLKSNALPTLHDRICEELKKLPLEDLEDYRPNPKINKELASSYQAYAILGMIIEWVHTGFEYSADYMAEQLLEIITNKPVDAVYKISNTFKEGGQE; from the coding sequence ATGACTAATCAAAACATGGGGATTGATAGAAGAATCCGGAAAACCAAAAAGACTTTAAAGGCTTCCCTCATATCGTTGATGCAGAGGAAGGATTTCAGGGAAATATCGATTACAGACATCGTGGAGCTCGCCGACCTGAACCGCGGCACCTTCTATAAACATTATCAATACAAAGAGGAGCTGCTTGAAGAAGTGATGGAGGACGTCATCGCCGATTTGATCATCTCTTACCGCGAGCCTTATAAACATGTCGATGTGTTCACGATCAATGAGCTCACGGCTTCAGTGATCAAAATATTCGAACATGTCGCTACCTTTGCCGACATTTATACACTCGTCCTAAAGTCGAACGCATTGCCGACTTTACATGATCGAATTTGTGAGGAATTAAAGAAGCTTCCATTGGAGGACCTGGAGGATTATCGGCCGAACCCTAAAATTAATAAAGAACTTGCCTCCAGCTACCAAGCCTATGCCATTTTGGGCATGATCATCGAATGGGTCCACACTGGCTTTGAATATAGTGCGGATTATATGGCTGAACAATTGCTTGAGATCATCACGAACAAACCAGTTGATGCTGTCTATAAAATAAGCAATACATTTAAAGAGGGCGGACAGGAATAA
- a CDS encoding LysR family transcriptional regulator has translation MELLQLQYFQTVARLEHMTKAAEKLQIAQPSLSKTISRLEEDLGVSLFDREHRKIRLNAAGRKFLNRVDRAFAELNEGRREIEELTDQGQKNITLAVTIPRVLPDLLGTFLTKYPDVRFQQFLKSITSMKQLLMEGEIDYCISSVPIEGADIRWEPLITEEIYLIVPPDHRLAGRESIELHEVKHEPFISMNTGFGFRSLTDQFCLEAGFVQHIAFEGDEPAVISDLVKKGLGVAFVSELTWLHQTGSSSHKIRITEPMCQRTIGLCWSEKRYFTPTAQQFRLFVIDYFLAVNSLRLKKKDE, from the coding sequence GTGGAATTATTGCAGCTTCAGTATTTTCAAACCGTAGCGCGCCTGGAACATATGACGAAGGCCGCCGAAAAGCTTCAAATAGCCCAGCCCTCCCTTAGTAAAACGATATCTCGCCTCGAGGAGGATTTGGGAGTATCACTATTCGATAGGGAACACCGGAAAATCAGGCTCAATGCAGCCGGGAGAAAATTCTTGAACAGGGTTGACCGGGCTTTTGCCGAACTGAATGAAGGCAGGCGTGAAATCGAGGAATTAACCGATCAAGGCCAAAAGAACATCACGCTGGCCGTCACCATTCCCAGGGTCCTGCCTGATTTATTGGGCACTTTTCTAACCAAATATCCGGATGTCCGCTTTCAGCAATTCCTGAAATCGATAACATCCATGAAGCAGCTGCTCATGGAAGGAGAAATCGATTATTGCATTTCGTCCGTCCCGATTGAAGGAGCAGATATTAGGTGGGAGCCCTTGATCACTGAAGAAATATACTTGATCGTGCCACCGGATCACCGATTGGCAGGCAGGGAAAGTATTGAACTGCATGAAGTGAAGCATGAACCGTTCATCAGCATGAACACAGGCTTCGGATTTCGCAGCCTAACCGACCAATTTTGCCTGGAGGCCGGTTTTGTCCAGCACATCGCGTTTGAAGGCGATGAACCGGCTGTCATCTCCGATCTGGTCAAAAAAGGACTGGGCGTCGCCTTTGTATCCGAACTCACCTGGCTGCACCAAACGGGATCCTCTTCACATAAAATCCGGATAACCGAGCCGATGTGCCAAAGGACGATCGGTCTATGCTGGTCGGAAAAACGCTATTTCACCCCAACAGCCCAGCAATTCCGCCTATTTGTCATCGACTACTTCTTAGCGGTCAACAGCCTTAGGCTGAAGAAGAAGGACGAATAA
- a CDS encoding DHA2 family efflux MFS transporter permease subunit, producing the protein MSTAQTKEQKGSYGILIILMIGAFISILNSTLLNIALPSIKTDLGIETSTVQWLTTGYMLVNGIMIPTTAFLIRKYSVRNLFLTAMLLFSIGTIVAGVAEVFPLLLGARMVQAAGSAIMMPLLMNVLLTSFPVEKRGSAMGLFGLVMMFAPAIGPTLSGWIIEHYDWRMLFHFITPLALLVLIFGFFKLKDHKDKVDIHIDKISVILSSLGFGGLLYGFSSAGSKGWDSPWVYGTLLVGAVSLVLFITRQLKMETPMLEFRIFKHPMFALSATISIVLNMAMFSGMILIPMYTQTVRGISPFDSGLLMLPGALLMALMSPVTGKLFDKFGARILASIGLLITVATTYYLSKLSMETSYTEIVILFSVRSFGMSMSMMPIMTNGLNSLPARMNPHGTAMNNTLNQISGAIGTALLVTVMSNRAASTGEELMTKAMSQLTSQPSAEVMAQMKAQIGMQAMLDGINFSFLVSTFIAGVALILTIFIKRAWPAEEKPAEKKEQTA; encoded by the coding sequence GTGAGTACTGCACAAACAAAAGAACAAAAGGGCTCTTATGGCATTTTGATCATCCTGATGATCGGTGCGTTCATATCGATATTAAATTCGACCCTTTTAAATATTGCACTGCCATCAATTAAAACGGACTTGGGAATTGAGACATCAACAGTCCAATGGCTGACAACGGGCTATATGCTCGTCAATGGAATCATGATTCCCACAACAGCCTTCTTAATAAGGAAATATTCGGTACGTAATCTCTTCCTGACAGCCATGCTGCTATTCTCCATCGGTACGATCGTTGCCGGTGTAGCGGAAGTATTCCCATTATTATTGGGGGCTCGTATGGTTCAGGCTGCGGGTTCGGCAATCATGATGCCGCTATTGATGAACGTGCTGTTAACTTCTTTCCCTGTCGAAAAACGGGGATCGGCCATGGGATTATTCGGTTTAGTCATGATGTTTGCCCCTGCAATCGGGCCGACGCTTTCAGGCTGGATCATTGAACATTATGATTGGAGAATGCTGTTCCATTTCATTACTCCGCTTGCGTTACTCGTGCTCATTTTTGGTTTCTTTAAACTAAAAGACCATAAGGATAAAGTCGATATTCACATTGATAAAATATCGGTCATCCTTTCAAGCTTGGGCTTCGGCGGCTTGCTGTACGGATTCAGTTCCGCAGGCAGCAAGGGCTGGGATAGCCCATGGGTATATGGGACACTTTTAGTCGGTGCCGTTTCCCTGGTTCTTTTCATTACACGCCAGCTGAAAATGGAAACGCCGATGCTTGAATTCAGGATCTTCAAGCACCCAATGTTCGCGCTATCCGCAACGATTTCAATCGTGCTGAACATGGCAATGTTTTCTGGGATGATCTTAATCCCGATGTATACACAAACAGTGCGTGGCATTTCACCATTTGATTCAGGATTATTGATGCTGCCAGGTGCCTTATTAATGGCCTTGATGTCACCGGTTACCGGTAAGCTTTTCGATAAGTTCGGTGCCCGCATCCTTGCTTCAATCGGCTTGCTCATCACTGTAGCAACTACGTATTACTTAAGTAAATTATCAATGGAAACATCTTATACAGAAATTGTCATTCTGTTTTCCGTTCGTTCATTCGGGATGTCAATGTCCATGATGCCGATCATGACAAATGGATTGAACTCGCTGCCAGCCCGTATGAACCCGCACGGTACAGCCATGAACAATACACTGAACCAAATCTCCGGTGCCATCGGTACAGCATTGCTTGTTACGGTCATGTCTAACCGTGCAGCTTCAACCGGTGAGGAACTAATGACGAAAGCAATGAGCCAATTAACAAGCCAGCCCTCCGCTGAGGTTATGGCACAAATGAAAGCCCAAATCGGGATGCAGGCCATGCTGGATGGAATTAACTTCTCCTTCCTTGTTTCTACCTTCATTGCGGGCGTGGCGCTGATTTTAACCATATTCATCAAGCGTGCCTGGCCGGCTGAAGAAAAGCCAGCCGAGAAAAAAGAACAAACCGCTTAA
- a CDS encoding GNAT family N-acetyltransferase has translation MQKIENSEFGKLLPYLYKRKEPCPTFAFSVLERFIPGFVYADDSDSPRTIFVGTDSGLYFVGGADSNDEFHKHFLKFCSSEMKEGRQFTLFSGNGGWDRRILDCFKKELKQSSRYSFTFHPEEYDVEEIHLQESFTVHRLDAATIRSSHEFNLEYYERFWGSAEHFLEKGFGYSVMKGDAALAGECTSIFRGKVYAEIDIYTNDEYRGMGVAKKAGQAFIDHCLKNGMIPRWDCKVENLASMKLAERLGFHEPSSYSIFVKNQQQL, from the coding sequence TTGCAGAAGATAGAAAATAGTGAATTTGGAAAGCTGCTGCCTTACCTATATAAAAGGAAGGAGCCATGCCCGACATTTGCTTTCTCGGTCCTGGAACGGTTCATTCCTGGATTTGTTTATGCCGATGATTCCGATTCGCCCAGAACGATTTTTGTGGGAACGGATTCGGGTTTGTATTTTGTTGGCGGTGCGGATTCAAACGATGAGTTTCATAAGCACTTTTTGAAGTTTTGCAGCAGCGAGATGAAAGAAGGAAGGCAGTTCACGCTTTTTTCAGGGAATGGTGGTTGGGACAGGCGTATCTTGGATTGCTTCAAGAAAGAACTGAAACAAAGCAGCCGATATTCCTTTACCTTTCATCCCGAAGAGTACGATGTCGAAGAGATTCATCTGCAGGAATCATTCACTGTACACAGGCTTGATGCAGCAACGATAAGGAGCAGCCATGAGTTCAACCTTGAATACTATGAGCGTTTTTGGGGTTCGGCTGAACATTTTCTGGAAAAGGGATTTGGCTATTCCGTGATGAAGGGGGATGCGGCACTGGCAGGTGAGTGCACGTCGATTTTCAGGGGAAAGGTTTATGCTGAAATCGATATTTATACCAATGACGAATATAGGGGAATGGGTGTAGCCAAGAAGGCGGGCCAAGCCTTTATTGATCATTGCTTAAAAAATGGGATGATACCACGCTGGGATTGCAAAGTTGAAAATCTTGCATCCATGAAGTTGGCAGAGCGTTTGGGGTTCCATGAGCCTAGCAGCTATTCCATTTTTGTGAAAAATCAGCAACAATTATAA
- a CDS encoding YesK family protein, which produces MLILVPLLIAFIPGMVVLTLTWWLRKRGFSPFIIKLPGTVSMMAAFILFYIGYVQIRGFEGAAYGILSFFLILFAFLSFMIGKKVRV; this is translated from the coding sequence ATGCTGATTTTAGTGCCGTTGCTGATCGCTTTCATACCGGGAATGGTTGTTTTGACGCTCACTTGGTGGCTTCGTAAAAGAGGTTTTTCGCCCTTCATAATAAAGCTGCCAGGGACCGTATCAATGATGGCTGCCTTCATTTTATTTTATATCGGATATGTCCAAATTAGGGGATTTGAGGGGGCAGCATACGGGATTCTATCCTTTTTCCTCATTTTATTTGCTTTTCTATCGTTCATGATCGGAAAAAAGGTTCGTGTCTAG
- a CDS encoding MOSC domain-containing protein has product MLVQRYEVKSLNMGKTETYQFGKKVYRSAIKKEPVNGPVFLSKVGLAGDEQAYEHHGGENKALCVYPLDHYEHWRPVFHNMVDTALFGENLTVSGLTEDIAHIGDIFSIGEALVQISEPRNPCYKLAAKYEVPSLIVQVRNTGYTGFLLRVLKEGMISPHDAMELIEPHPQRVSVALVNDVKFHDRFNRDKVNRVLQVKELSESLHLAIKQQFDSGQKNGWG; this is encoded by the coding sequence ATGCTTGTACAGCGATATGAAGTGAAATCCTTGAATATGGGGAAAACGGAAACCTACCAATTCGGAAAAAAGGTGTATCGATCCGCAATTAAAAAGGAGCCAGTGAATGGTCCAGTATTCTTAAGCAAGGTGGGTTTGGCTGGAGATGAACAAGCCTATGAACATCACGGCGGGGAAAATAAGGCCTTATGTGTATACCCGTTAGACCATTATGAACATTGGAGGCCTGTTTTTCATAATATGGTCGATACCGCCCTTTTTGGCGAAAATCTCACGGTCAGCGGCCTGACGGAAGATATAGCCCATATCGGTGATATTTTTTCAATTGGCGAAGCCCTTGTCCAAATATCCGAGCCGCGTAATCCCTGCTATAAACTTGCGGCCAAATATGAGGTGCCCAGCTTGATCGTCCAAGTTAGAAATACGGGCTACACAGGATTCCTGTTAAGGGTGCTGAAGGAAGGGATGATCTCGCCGCATGACGCGATGGAATTGATCGAGCCCCATCCGCAGCGGGTTTCGGTTGCTTTGGTCAATGACGTCAAATTCCATGACCGTTTCAATCGTGATAAAGTGAACCGGGTGTTACAAGTCAAAGAGTTATCTGAAAGCCTTCACCTTGCCATTAAACAACAGTTCGATTCCGGACAGAAAAATGGCTGGGGATGA
- a CDS encoding YhgE/Pip domain-containing protein, with protein MKGIQLVLHDIKAMWMHKHGRIALIFLLVVPLIYSGFFLAGYWNPYGQLDQLPVAVVNHDKGAMMDDKPVEAGEDFVKELKKQKELDFHFISQKAADTGLKKGTYYMVVTIPKDFSKNVTTLMDEKPETAKLLYTVNPGKNFVASQISTTAVEKMTTKINASITKVYSEGILSKFQDVSKGLADAGVGAEKLHQGTVAAKSGSENLSDGIQALNSGAEKLQSGSNKLVDGQDALANGADGISDGSQSLYSGMKQLSTGHQSLENGMKDLNRGVKNWSAGNEKLSQGQDQAAETANTLKKQLAEYGKSHPDAIKEQDFKQILALSDGLSKAAATLQSGQKQLGEGAAKVADGQDAIQAGMKTFGDKMTLVQSGAKQLHDGSVDFASGFSQWSNGFTSLQGGIDSLASGSNRLARGTMDLQDGLASLETGSKQLSTKLNDAADKTASLQYDDSTTTMFSEPVELVQSNLSEVPNYGTGIAPYFLSLAFYVGGIMASNILPLGRRQNLKVTGTVHFTNKLGLVYVIGLIQALLVDAVVLLGFHLHVASVPVFILSSIIVSFTFMTFILMLVTVFGVVGKFAAVTLLVFQLATCGGTFPGELGMSLLTQIGQFLPMAHSLQELQEVISLGGWENLQTQIVILLAYLVIAAVIGWITSHIQHAKVAHDDVTS; from the coding sequence ATGAAAGGTATACAACTTGTATTACATGATATTAAAGCAATGTGGATGCACAAACACGGGAGAATCGCGTTGATCTTCCTTTTGGTCGTTCCTTTGATATACTCAGGTTTCTTCCTGGCAGGCTATTGGAATCCTTATGGACAGTTAGATCAGCTCCCAGTAGCTGTCGTCAATCATGACAAAGGCGCGATGATGGATGATAAGCCGGTCGAAGCGGGTGAAGACTTCGTCAAGGAATTGAAAAAGCAAAAAGAATTGGACTTCCACTTCATCTCGCAAAAGGCGGCTGATACCGGCCTTAAAAAAGGTACCTATTATATGGTCGTGACGATTCCGAAGGATTTTTCCAAGAACGTCACGACATTAATGGATGAAAAACCGGAAACGGCCAAGCTTTTATATACGGTCAATCCTGGCAAGAACTTCGTTGCCTCACAGATCAGCACAACAGCGGTTGAAAAGATGACGACAAAAATCAATGCAAGCATAACAAAAGTCTATTCGGAAGGCATCCTCTCGAAGTTCCAGGATGTTTCAAAAGGCTTGGCCGACGCCGGGGTTGGGGCGGAAAAGCTTCATCAAGGAACGGTGGCTGCGAAAAGCGGCAGTGAGAATTTATCGGACGGCATTCAAGCTTTGAATAGTGGTGCCGAGAAGCTGCAATCGGGAAGCAACAAGCTTGTGGATGGGCAAGATGCCTTGGCTAACGGGGCCGACGGGATCTCGGACGGTTCCCAGAGCTTGTATTCCGGGATGAAGCAGCTTTCGACTGGACATCAATCATTGGAAAATGGGATGAAGGATCTTAACCGAGGGGTGAAGAACTGGTCAGCCGGTAATGAAAAATTAAGCCAAGGCCAGGACCAGGCAGCCGAAACGGCGAATACGCTAAAAAAACAATTGGCTGAGTATGGCAAGAGTCACCCTGATGCAATAAAGGAGCAAGACTTCAAGCAGATTCTTGCCCTATCGGATGGATTATCCAAAGCAGCCGCCACGTTACAGTCCGGACAAAAGCAGCTGGGCGAGGGCGCTGCCAAAGTGGCTGATGGGCAAGATGCGATTCAGGCCGGGATGAAAACCTTCGGCGATAAAATGACACTAGTCCAATCTGGGGCTAAGCAATTACATGACGGGTCTGTTGATTTTGCCAGTGGGTTCTCGCAATGGTCAAACGGCTTCACCAGTTTACAGGGCGGAATCGATTCACTTGCAAGCGGAAGCAACAGGCTCGCACGCGGCACGATGGATCTTCAAGACGGACTGGCTTCATTGGAAACCGGATCGAAGCAGTTATCGACGAAGCTAAATGATGCCGCCGACAAAACGGCCAGTTTGCAGTATGATGATTCGACCACGACGATGTTCTCTGAACCTGTTGAATTGGTCCAATCCAATCTTTCCGAGGTTCCTAATTATGGAACGGGAATTGCACCGTATTTCCTGTCTTTAGCCTTTTATGTAGGAGGCATCATGGCTTCAAATATCTTGCCGCTCGGCCGCAGACAGAATCTCAAGGTGACCGGAACGGTCCATTTTACAAATAAGCTGGGGCTTGTCTATGTAATCGGCTTGATCCAGGCACTGCTGGTGGATGCAGTCGTCCTACTTGGCTTCCACTTGCATGTCGCAAGTGTCCCTGTATTCATCCTATCAAGCATCATCGTTTCCTTTACCTTCATGACGTTCATTCTCATGCTGGTCACCGTATTCGGCGTGGTCGGGAAATTCGCAGCCGTCACCCTTCTTGTTTTCCAATTGGCTACCTGCGGCGGAACATTCCCAGGCGAGTTGGGCATGTCATTATTGACGCAAATCGGTCAATTTTTACCTATGGCCCACTCCCTGCAGGAGCTTCAAGAAGTCATTTCATTAGGCGGCTGGGAAAACCTGCAAACACAAATAGTGATCTTGCTTGCTTACCTCGTTATTGCAGCGGTCATCGGCTGGATAACCAGTCATATCCAGCATGCTAAAGTGGCTCACGACGATGTGACCTCATGA
- a CDS encoding TetR/AcrR family transcriptional regulator, with translation MKNRRQNVIDTAHKLFIEKGYQATSIQDILDGSGISKGTFYNYFPSKGELFIAIFRSFYKRIRHDREKLLDGQDSADIEIFIQQLELQMMGNKQSKLLILIEEVRVSNDEELKQFINQILLLSIRWMHGRFLDIFGESKKNYLLDCVIIFHSMMTHMNYFNHKANEVPKPEIQIIRYCMNRIIQTVDEAAKSKEQILDPDLMDTWFPKFENNLYPCHNDLLKATLELKKAINTAFPCGENRTRAIELVDFIQDELMQSDTPRRFLIESLLLTLKNQYSEQVQTYMKDFEESINACLVQ, from the coding sequence ATGAAGAATCGAAGGCAGAATGTCATCGATACGGCTCATAAGCTATTTATTGAAAAGGGCTACCAAGCCACGTCCATCCAAGATATTTTAGACGGCAGCGGCATTTCAAAAGGTACATTTTATAATTATTTCCCTTCGAAGGGTGAATTATTTATCGCCATTTTCCGATCCTTCTACAAAAGGATCCGCCATGATCGGGAAAAACTGCTGGATGGCCAAGATTCAGCCGATATTGAAATTTTCATTCAGCAGCTCGAACTGCAAATGATGGGCAACAAGCAAAGCAAATTGCTGATCCTGATCGAAGAAGTCCGCGTTTCCAACGATGAAGAATTAAAGCAATTCATCAATCAAATCCTTTTGCTGAGCATACGCTGGATGCATGGCCGTTTCCTCGATATATTCGGGGAAAGCAAAAAAAACTATCTTCTGGATTGCGTCATCATTTTCCACTCGATGATGACCCATATGAATTACTTCAATCATAAGGCGAATGAAGTCCCGAAGCCGGAGATACAAATTATCCGCTACTGCATGAACCGAATCATCCAAACAGTCGATGAGGCGGCAAAAAGCAAGGAACAAATTCTTGATCCCGACTTAATGGATACGTGGTTCCCGAAGTTTGAAAACAATCTTTACCCTTGCCATAATGATTTATTGAAGGCAACCTTGGAATTAAAAAAGGCGATCAATACAGCTTTTCCCTGCGGTGAAAATCGGACAAGGGCCATTGAGCTGGTCGACTTTATCCAGGATGAGCTGATGCAGTCCGACACTCCACGAAGATTTTTGATAGAAAGCCTGCTGCTCACCCTAAAGAATCAATATTCGGAGCAAGTTCAAACATACATGAAGGACTTTGAGGAAAGCATTAACGCTTGTCTGGTTCAATGA
- a CDS encoding ASCH domain-containing protein: protein MNQKAELYWNEFWEKKGAEMPKSVSAWQFGADPDQLAQLVIDGIKTATCSGHVFYEEENEPLPSVGDYSIILSSEDIPLAIIRTVNVEKLPMNEVSEEFAIAEGEGDGTYTYWWNAHEHFFKEELHKIGHTFKEDMLLVCERFELIHVK from the coding sequence ATGAATCAGAAAGCGGAATTATATTGGAATGAATTTTGGGAAAAGAAAGGCGCAGAAATGCCAAAGTCAGTCAGTGCGTGGCAATTCGGCGCTGATCCCGATCAGTTGGCTCAATTGGTGATCGACGGGATAAAAACGGCAACGTGCTCCGGTCATGTTTTTTATGAAGAGGAAAATGAACCATTGCCTTCCGTAGGCGATTATAGCATTATTTTAAGCAGCGAGGATATTCCTTTAGCGATCATACGAACAGTGAATGTCGAAAAGTTGCCGATGAATGAAGTGAGTGAGGAGTTCGCGATTGCAGAAGGTGAAGGCGATGGAACGTATACATACTGGTGGAATGCACATGAACATTTTTTTAAAGAAGAACTGCACAAAATCGGCCACACCTTTAAAGAAGATATGCTCCTCGTTTGTGAGCGGTTTGAACTGATACATGTGAAGTGA